The following coding sequences are from one Stegostoma tigrinum isolate sSteTig4 chromosome 11, sSteTig4.hap1, whole genome shotgun sequence window:
- the dcp1a gene encoding mRNA-decapping enzyme 1A isoform X3, giving the protein MTTLQSFLSVKCCLMSCVWKVLYKMSASPYHGFTIMNRLNMKNLVEPINKDLEFQLQDPFLLYRNSNLSIYSIWFYDKNDCQRIAQLMSKVVQMEAQRAQQESPGRTTPNKPSGYDEENPIDILDMLSKAKEEYEQTCQFGDSSILSSSPGIHNSAGLAVKKSIDEHNSSPAQHHNKHILSGTKHLTVEELFGAPVSKEHLMNSNQETLLTSQPDTKLRSQNLGLPFAYEHATELKQLGSPESQNNKINFSQISNSNYQEDAAQVLMTPAALQKSDIKTNRMYNISASPLFQSSLNFEATSNQSAATINTNGHSQNLQQEVKAVSPLMMCPSSEMTCANQNLPSGSNQTPQSGAGERSISDIGSQGHELLQKLKLTQQHDQQHQTLTKPSLAANFSPILVTPESFKEPNIRTTETSLQVVLTPTNTSSVGPSMLLSPGMFKHSTAMISETERKYGSTSPLTLASESRSSPLPTVLSKTQLQEALTHLIKNDSDFLNTIHEAYLQILRKNVGNIKL; this is encoded by the exons ATGACTACCCTTCAAAGTTTCTTGTCTGTGAAGTGTTGTCTGATGTCCTGTGTATGGAAAGTGCTTTataaaat GTCAGCTTCTCCTTACCATGGCTTCACAATCATGAATCGACTTAACATGAAAAATTTAGTTGAACCCATCAACAAGGATCTGGAGTTTCAGCTCCAAGACCCATTTCTTCTCTATAGAAACTCAAACT TGTCCATTTACAGCATCTGGTTTTATGACAAGAATGATTGTCAGCGAATTGCACAACTCATGTCAAA GGTAGTTCAAATGGAAGCACAGCGAGCCCAGCAAGAATCTCCAGGGAGAACCACTCCAAACAAGCCCAGTGGATATGATGAAGAAAATCCTATTGACATCTTAGACATGCTTAGTAAAGCCAAGGAAGAATACGAACAA aCATGCCAGTTTGGTGATTCAAGTATTTTATCAAGTTCGCCAGGCATACACAACTCTGCAGGCTTAGCAGTGAAAAAGTCAATAGATGAACATAACTCCTCTCCAGCCCAGCACCATAACAAG CATATTCTTTCAGGCACCAAGCATTTGACAGTAGAGGAGTTATTTGGAGCACCTGTTTCTAAAGAGCACTTAATGAATTCTAACCAAGAAACTTTATTGACATCTCAGCCAGACACCAAATTACGAAGTCAAAACTTAGGTTTGCCATTTGCTTATGAACATGCAACAGAACTTAAGCAGTTGGGAAGCCCTGAGAGTCAGAATAACAAAATCAATTTTTCCCAAATTAGCAATTCAAATTACCAAGAAGATGCTGCACAAGTTCTAATGACACCAGCTGCTCTCCAAAAATCTGACATCAAAACCAATCGTATGTACAATATTTCTGCCAGTCCCCTCTTTCAGTCTTCTCTAAATTTTGAAGCTACTTCTAATCAGAGTGCAGCCACCATCAACACTAATGGCCATAGTCAGAATTTGCAACAAGAAGTCAAAGCAGTATCACCACTGATGATGTGTCCTTCTTCTGAAATGACATGTGCTAACCAGAACCTGCCGTCAGGAAGTAATCAGACTCCACAGAGTGGCGCtggtgaaagaagcatttcagataTTGGATCTCAAGGTCATGAACTGCTTCAGAAGCTCAAACTGACGCAACAGCATGATCAGCAGCATCAGACGCTCACTAAACCATCATTAGCGGCAAATTTTTCTCCAATACTTGTTACACCAGAAAGCTTTAAAGAACCAAACATAAGGACCACAGAAACTTCATTACAG GTGGTTCTCACGCCAACAAACACTTCCTCAGTTGGTCCATCCATGCTTTTATCTCCTGGTATGTTCAAGCATTCAACAGCAATGATTTCAGAAACTGAAAGGAAATATGGTTCAACCTCCCCTTTAACTTTGGCATCAGAATCTCGATCTTCACCACTACCAACTGTTCTCAGTAAGACTCAACTTCAGGAAGCATTAACTCACCTAATAAAG
- the dcp1a gene encoding mRNA-decapping enzyme 1A isoform X4: MNRLNMKNLVEPINKDLEFQLQDPFLLYRNSNLSIYSIWFYDKNDCQRIAQLMSKVVQMEAQRAQQESPGRTTPNKPSGYDEENPIDILDMLSKAKEEYEQTCQFGDSSILSSSPGIHNSAGLAVKKSIDEHNSSPAQHHNKHILSGTKHLTVEELFGAPVSKEHLMNSNQETLLTSQPDTKLRSQNLGLPFAYEHATELKQLGSPESQNNKINFSQISNSNYQEDAAQVLMTPAALQKSDIKTNRMYNISASPLFQSSLNFEATSNQSAATINTNGHSQNLQQEVKAVSPLMMCPSSEMTCANQNLPSGSNQTPQSGAGERSISDIGSQGHELLQKLKLTQQHDQQHQTLTKPSLAANFSPILVTPESFKEPNIRTTETSLQVVLTPTNTSSVGPSMLLSPGMFKHSTAMISETERKYGSTSPLTLASESRSSPLPTVLSKTQLQEALTHLIKNDSDFLNTIHEAYLQILRKNVGNIKL, from the exons ATGAATCGACTTAACATGAAAAATTTAGTTGAACCCATCAACAAGGATCTGGAGTTTCAGCTCCAAGACCCATTTCTTCTCTATAGAAACTCAAACT TGTCCATTTACAGCATCTGGTTTTATGACAAGAATGATTGTCAGCGAATTGCACAACTCATGTCAAA GGTAGTTCAAATGGAAGCACAGCGAGCCCAGCAAGAATCTCCAGGGAGAACCACTCCAAACAAGCCCAGTGGATATGATGAAGAAAATCCTATTGACATCTTAGACATGCTTAGTAAAGCCAAGGAAGAATACGAACAA aCATGCCAGTTTGGTGATTCAAGTATTTTATCAAGTTCGCCAGGCATACACAACTCTGCAGGCTTAGCAGTGAAAAAGTCAATAGATGAACATAACTCCTCTCCAGCCCAGCACCATAACAAG CATATTCTTTCAGGCACCAAGCATTTGACAGTAGAGGAGTTATTTGGAGCACCTGTTTCTAAAGAGCACTTAATGAATTCTAACCAAGAAACTTTATTGACATCTCAGCCAGACACCAAATTACGAAGTCAAAACTTAGGTTTGCCATTTGCTTATGAACATGCAACAGAACTTAAGCAGTTGGGAAGCCCTGAGAGTCAGAATAACAAAATCAATTTTTCCCAAATTAGCAATTCAAATTACCAAGAAGATGCTGCACAAGTTCTAATGACACCAGCTGCTCTCCAAAAATCTGACATCAAAACCAATCGTATGTACAATATTTCTGCCAGTCCCCTCTTTCAGTCTTCTCTAAATTTTGAAGCTACTTCTAATCAGAGTGCAGCCACCATCAACACTAATGGCCATAGTCAGAATTTGCAACAAGAAGTCAAAGCAGTATCACCACTGATGATGTGTCCTTCTTCTGAAATGACATGTGCTAACCAGAACCTGCCGTCAGGAAGTAATCAGACTCCACAGAGTGGCGCtggtgaaagaagcatttcagataTTGGATCTCAAGGTCATGAACTGCTTCAGAAGCTCAAACTGACGCAACAGCATGATCAGCAGCATCAGACGCTCACTAAACCATCATTAGCGGCAAATTTTTCTCCAATACTTGTTACACCAGAAAGCTTTAAAGAACCAAACATAAGGACCACAGAAACTTCATTACAG GTGGTTCTCACGCCAACAAACACTTCCTCAGTTGGTCCATCCATGCTTTTATCTCCTGGTATGTTCAAGCATTCAACAGCAATGATTTCAGAAACTGAAAGGAAATATGGTTCAACCTCCCCTTTAACTTTGGCATCAGAATCTCGATCTTCACCACTACCAACTGTTCTCAGTAAGACTCAACTTCAGGAAGCATTAACTCACCTAATAAAG